Below is a window of Bordetella genomosp. 9 DNA.
AATGCCGGCTGGCTGATCGGCGCCTACGACCGCCAGCGCCCCGCGTCGAAGGGCCCCGTCCCGCCGGTATCCACCACGGCGCCACGGCAGCTCGTCGCGATCGGCGCGAGCGCGGGCGGGCCGCCTTCGCTGGCGCTGCTGCTCAAGGCGCTGCCGGCCGACTTCCCGGCCGGGATCATCCTGGTCCAGCACGTCGACGCGACCTTCGCCCAGGACATGGCGCGCTGGCTGGACGAGCAGATCCCGATGCCCGTGCGTCTGGCGTTGCCGGGCGACACGCCCGCGCCCGGGACCGTCCTGCTGGCGGGCACCAATGACCACCTGGTGCTGCTGCGCGACGGCACACTGAACTACACCAGGCACCCGGTGGAAGGCCTGTACCGCCCTTCCATCGACGTTTTTTTCAACAGCGTGGCGCGCCAATGGCGCGGCGACGCGGCAGGGGTACTATTGACGGGCATGGGAAGGGACGGCGCGCTCGGCTTGAAAACGATGCGCGACCATGGCTTCCTGACCATCGCCCAGGACCGCGCCACCAGCGCTGTCTACGGCATGCCCAAGGCCGCCGCCGAACTGGGCGCCGCATCTGAAATCGTACCGTTGCACCGTATCGCGGAAAGCCTGACCAGGCACTTCGCGCGCAAGCCGGCATGACGCACTAAGGAACAAAAAATGGAACCTGTCATCGACTACGTGGCCGGGCTCGACAATAAACCGCAGAACGCCATGGTGTTGCTGGTGGACGACCAGATCATGGTTGGGGAGGCGGTGCGACGCGCGCTGGCCGACGAACCCAATATCGATTTCCACTTCTGCCCGGATGCGCAGGAAGCGCTGAACGTGGCCACCCAGACGCGGCCCACGGTGATCC
It encodes the following:
- a CDS encoding chemotaxis response regulator protein-glutamate methylesterase; the encoded protein is MKIGIVNDKPAAVELLRQVLATDPDLQVAWIAFDGAEAVQRCAAARPDIVLMELAMPVMDGSEATRRIMADTPCAIIIVATDVDQNTSRVFDAMGHGALDAIEIPAFDAGGAQSAAAPLLRKIRNAGWLIGAYDRQRPASKGPVPPVSTTAPRQLVAIGASAGGPPSLALLLKALPADFPAGIILVQHVDATFAQDMARWLDEQIPMPVRLALPGDTPAPGTVLLAGTNDHLVLLRDGTLNYTRHPVEGLYRPSIDVFFNSVARQWRGDAAGVLLTGMGRDGALGLKTMRDHGFLTIAQDRATSAVYGMPKAAAELGAASEIVPLHRIAESLTRHFARKPA